Within the Blastocatellia bacterium genome, the region CGGTTGGCCGTCGTGACCAGCAAAGAAGTCCGCTTCACTCACTTGATGCTCGATCACTTTGGCATTGCGAAATACTTTGACGCCATCGTCGGCGGCGACACGACGCCGGCGCGCAAGCCCGACCCGCGCCCGGTGCTTGAAGCCCTGCGGCTGTTGCAGGGCAGCGCCGACGCAGGGGTGATGATCGGCGACAGCGAAAGCGATGTGCTGGCCGGGCGCAACGCCGGCACAAAGACGTGCGCCGTGACGTTTGGCTATCGCAGCGCCGAACAACTGCGGCTTACGGAGCCGGACGTCTTGATTGACCACTTCGAGCAGTTGCAAGAGGTGATCGAATGATCGGGCGCGCGGGGATCACCAATGGTTGAAACGATGGGCGAAGTCAACGAGCGGGCGCGGCGCATCCGAATCTTGATTCTCGATTGCGACGGCGTGCTGACCGATGGGCGCATCATCATGCTGCCGACGGGCGACGAAACCAAAGTCTTTGACGTCAAGGACGGCCACGCCATCATCATGCTGCACCGCGCAGGCATCCGCAGCGGCATCATCAGTGGCCGTCAATCACCCATCGTGCGCGCCCGCGCCAAAGAGCTGGGCATCGCCCACCTGCACGAGATGGCGTGGGAGAAGACCGGAGCCTACGAGCAGATTCTGGCCGAAGAGGGCCTGACGAACGAAGCGGTCTGCTACGTTGGCGATGATGTCGTTGACATTCCCTTGATGCGCCGCGCCGGCCTGGCGGTGGCGGTCGCCGACGCAGTCGCCGAAGTCAAGCAGTTCGCGCACCTGGTCACCGAGCGCGCCGGCGGACGCGGCGCGGTGCGCGAAGTGATCGAGCTGATTATGCGGGCGCAAGGCAAGTGGGAAGAAGCTCTGAGCCGCTATGTGGAAGGCTGAGTGCTGAATGGTGAGCGTATATGATTGACGACCTCTGGTACAAGAATACTGTCATCTACAGCCTCGACGTCAAAACCTTCATGGACTCTAACGGCGACGGCATCGGCGATTTCGAAGGGCTGATGCGCCGGCTGGATTACCTGAGCTCGTTGGGCGTCGGGGCGCTCTGGCTGGCGCCCTTCCAACCGACACCGAACCGCGACAACGGTTATGACATTTCCGATTACTATGGCGTTGACCCGCGCTACGGTTCGAGCGGTGATTTCGTCGAGTTCATGCACCAGGCCGACGAGCGCGGCCTGAAGGTCATTATCGATCTTGTCGTCAATCACACCTCTGACCAGCACCTCTGGTTCAAAATGGCGCGCAGCGATAAACAGTCGAAGTTTCGCGACTGGTACATCTGGTCAAAAAAGCGCCCGCCGAACTGGAATAAAGGTATGGTCTTTCCGGGCGTCCAGAAATCGGTCTGGACGTACGACAAAGAGGCGCGCGAATACTTCTATCATCGCTTTTATGACTTCCAGCCCGACCTCAACATGGACAACCCGGATGTGCGCGCCGAAGTTCGCCGCGTCCTCGGTTACTGGCTTGAGCTGGGCGTCGCCGGGTTCCGCGTCGATGCCGTGCCTTTCGTCCTGGAGAGCGACGTCCTGCATCACGCGACGCCGAAGCTGAATTTCGACTGGCTCGCTGAAATGCGCCGCTTCTTACAGTGGCGTCGCGGCGATGCGATCATGCTGGGCGAAGCCAATGTCCTGCCGCAGGAGAACCGCAAGTACTTCGGAGCGAGCGGCAACGGCATCCACATGATGTTCAACTTCTTCGTCAACCAGCACCTCTTCTACGCGCTCGCGACTGCCGACATCGCGCCGCTGGTTAAAGCCTTGCGCGCCACCAAGAGCTTGGCGGCGACGGCGCAGTGGGCGCTGTTCCTGCGCAACCATGATGAGCTAGACCTCGGACGCTTGACCGACAAGCAGCGCTCGCTGGTGTTCGAGCACTTCGGGCCGGCCCGCGAGATGCAGCTTTATAATCGCGGCATCCGGCGACGGCTGGCGCCGATGCTCGGCAACCGACCACAGATCGAGCTTGCCTACAGCCTGCTGTTTTCGCTGCCCGGCACGCCTGTGCTGCGCTACGGCGACGAAATCGGCATGGGCGACGACCTGTCGTTGAATGAGCGCGACGCCGTGCGCACGCCGATGCAGTGGTCGAACGGGTGCCACGCCGGCTTTTCTTTCGCAAAGAAGACGGTGCTGCCGGTCATCGATAAAGGCCCATATAGTTACGCCGGGGTCAACGTCGAAGCGCAGCGCCGCGACCCGAACTCGCTGCTCAACTGGATGACCGACATGATCCGGCTGCGCAAAGAGTGCCCGGAGATCGGCTGGGGCGACTGGCGCATCTTCAACACAGGGGCGCCGAACGTGCTGGGGATGCGCTACGACTGGCGGGGCAACGGCCTGATCGTCGTCAACAATTTTGACGAGAAGCCTCACGAGGTGCACATCAAGTCAGCCGACGCCGACAGTGCCGTCCTGGTCAACCTGATGGCCAACAACGAGAGCCACGCCGACGAGCGCGGCATCCATCGTATCACGCTCGAAGCCTACGGCTATCGCTGGTATCGCGTCGGCAGCCTGAACCATGTCCTGCACCGTTCGCGGGTGTGAGCCGACAGTTTGGGTTCGCGCGCCGGATGAACTAGAATGGTTGACGCAGCGTAGAGCGTTTAGCGCAGTTGATTGGCGAAGCTCTCAACAGGTTGTAAGGATAATCAAATGAGCGCGCAGTCAAAAGCAGAAGCCATCGCCGCAGGCACGACCATCGCCCACTACCGCATCCTTGAGCCGCTCGGCCAGGGCGGCATGGGCGCGGTCTATAAAGCCCTCGACGAGAAGCTGAACCGCGAAGTGGCGCTCAAAGTCTTGCCCGCCGAATACGTCGCGCACGACGAGCGCCGCCGCCGCTTTCTTCAGGAAGCCCGCGCCGCCTCGCGCTTGAACCACCCGCACATTCTCACGGTCTACGAGATCGGCGAAGCCGACGGCATCCCCTTCATGGTGATGGAGTACATCGAAGGCGAGACCCTGCGCGACCGGATCAAGAGTCAGCCGCTGCCTGCTAAAGACGCTCTCGACATCGCGCTGCAAATCGCCGAAGGCTTGCGCAAGGCGCACGAGCACGGCATCGTCCATCGTGACCTGAAGCCGGAAAACCTGATGGTCAGCCGCGACGGCTACGCCAAGATACTCGACTTCGGGCTGGCCAAGCTGATCGAGCATCGCTTCGAGCGCCAGGCCGGCAGCACCGAAAAGACACTCGTGCAGGTGAAGACCAACTCCGGCGTCATCCTCGGCACGATCAAGTACATGTCGCCGGAGCAGTTGCTCGGCAAGCGTGTTGACCTGCGCAGCGATATCTTCTCGTTCGCCGTCGTCGTCTACGAAATGCTCACAGGCTGCTGCCCGTTTGCCGAAGAGAACGACGTTGACACGATGCATGCGATCTTGCACACAGAAGCGCAGCCGCCGCACGCCGTCAAGGCCGACGTGCCGCGTGCCCTGCACAGTTTGCTTGCCAAAGCCCTGGCCAAATCGCCGAAAGAGCGCTTTCAGACGATCAAGGAATTTGCCGCCGCGCTCAAGCAGTTGAAGCGTGACCTTGAAGCGGGCCGCGCCATCGCGCCCGTAACGAAAAAGCTGGTGCTGAAGCCTGCGACCGCCGCGCGCCGCGCCATGCGCATCGATTACGAGCGCGAGCTGAACGCCGCGCAGTACCAGGCGGTGACCAGCATTGACGGGCCACTGCTGATTGTCGCCGGTGCTGGAACCGGCAAGACGCGCACGCTCGTCTATCGCGTCGCGCGATTGGTCGAAACCGGCATCCGCCCGGAGTCCATCTTATTGCTTACCTTCACGCGGCGCGCGGCGTCGAGCATGCTGGCGCGCGCCGCGGGGCTTGCCGACGAGCGCTGCCAGCGGGTGTCAGGCGGCACGTTTCATTCGCTGGCGCATTCGGTCTTGCGCCGCCATCCGGAAGCGGCGGGCGTGCTGCGCACCTTCACGGTGCTCGACTCCAACGACGCCGAAGACGTGATCGATATCGTTCGCCGGCAAGCGGGCGCGGCGGCGCGTGATCGCCGGTTGCCGCGCAAGCGAACCCTCGCGGCCATCTTCAGCATGGCGACCAACAAGCTGCTGACGATTGAAGAGGTGCTGAACCAGTTCTACCCACAGTTCAGCCACGAACGCGAAGCGATTGCCTCGATCTTCAAAGCCTTCGATGAGTTCAAGCGGGCGCGTCACCTGCTCAGTTATGATGACCTGCTCGTCCGCCTGCGCGACGCACTCGATACGGACGAATCGCTCAGGCAGCGATTGTCTGAGCAGTACCGCTACCTGATGGTTGACGAGTATCAAGACACCAACAAGCTGCAAGCGCAGATCATTCGCGGGCTGGCGGCGGCGCATGACAACGTCGCGGTCGTCGGCGACGAATCGCAATCGATCTATTCGTTCCGCGGCGCGACGTTTCGCAACATGCTCGAATTCCCTGAGCTTTTCCCTGGCGCTCGCATTATCAAGCTGGAAGAGAATTTTCGCAGCACCCAACCGGTGCTTGACGTGGCGAATGCCATCATCAGCGAGGCGCAAGAAGGTTACGCCAAGCGATTGTTTTCGCGCGCCCCCGAAGGCCCGCAGCCGTTGCTGGTCGAAGCCGGCGACGAAAACGAGCAGTCGCGCTTCGTCGCGCAGCGCATCCTTGAATTGCGCGACGAGGGCGTCTCCCTGAATGAGATCGCCGTGCTATTCCGCGCCAGCTCGCATGCCTTCGACCTGGAAGTCGAGCTGGGCAAGCACGCCATCGCTTACCGCAAATTCGGCGGCATACGCTTTGCCGAATCGGCGCACGTCAAAGACGTGCTTGCCTTCCTGCGCATCGTCGCCAACCCCTCGGACACGGTTTCGTGGTTTCGCTCACTCAAGCTCATAGACCACATCGGCGACGCCACGGTGCAGCAGATTCTCGACTTCCTCAACGTCGAAGGCCGCGAGTTTCGCACCGCCCGCGCCAAAGAATCGCTCTTTAAGAAGCTCTCGGAGTTTCCCGCGAAAGCGAGCTACGAAAAGCCGCTCGGCAAGATGGCCCGGCTGCTGCTGACGCTCGCCGAAAATCGCGAGCCGCGCGCCCAGGTTACTGTCGTCGAGAAATTCTACCGCCCCATTCTGCAAGCCACCTTTGACGATTACCCGCGCCGCCAGCGTGACCTGGATCATTTGCTGACCATCGCCAAACGCTATAAGACCAGCGAAGAGTTGCTTGCCGACGTGGCGCTCGACCCGATAGACACGGCAGCCGCCGAAGCCGCCGCGAAAGGCCAGGGCTTCGTGACGCTTTCCACCGTGCATTCGGCGAAAGGCTTGGAATGGACGGCGCTGTTCATCATCTGGATGCTTGACGGCTGGTTCCCATCGTCGCGCGCTTACGACGCCTTTGAAGACCTCGAAGAAGAGCGCCGCCTGTTGTACGTCGCGGCGACGCGCGCCAAACAACACCTCTACTTCATCTGCCCGATGAGCGCCTACGAGAGCGGCGGCCCGGCGATGTTCACCGGCGTCTCGCGCTTTCTCGAAACCCTGCCGGCGGACATCCTGCCGCGCGCCACCTTGGACGGAGAATAATTAACCGCAGAGGGCGCAGAGGAACACAGAGGACTGATCCCGCCTCTGCGCCCCTCTGCGCCCTCTGCGGTTAAGAAGCCCATCGCCTTGACCGGCGCGCGCGCGGCTTCGTATTATTTTGTTTGTTATTCACACCTTTGCACGTCACGTTGATTGCGGCCGCGCCGCCTGGGGCGCGAGGCAAAATTCACTTCAGTAAGGCGGGAGAATCCACATGGTAAAAGAGCAGGAACACGGCGAGATTGTCTGGCACAACGGCAAGCTGATCCCGTGGCGCGAGGCGACGATTCACGTGATGACGCACGTCATCAATTACGGCTCGTCGGTCTTTGAAGGCATCCGCTGTTATCACACACAGCGCGGCCCGGCGATCTTTCGCCTCGACGCTCACATTGAGCGGCTGATCAATTCAGCGCACATCTATCGCATCGAGCCGCCGTTCGGCTACGATGAAATCTTTGAAGCCTGCCGCGAGCTGGTGCCCGCCAATCACTACCGTGAGTGTTACCTGCGCCCGCTGATCTTCCGCGGCTACGGCACCTTCGGCGTTGACCCGTTCCCCTGCCCCATCGAGACTTATGTGTGCGCATGGCCGTGGGGCAAATACCTGGGCGAAGAGGCGCTCGAACAGGGCGTCGATGTCTGCGTGTCGAGCTGGACGCGCATCGCTCCGAACACGCTGCCCTCGATGGCCAAAGCCGGCGCCAACTACATGAACTCGCAGCTCATCAA harbors:
- a CDS encoding HAD-IIIA family hydrolase, which translates into the protein MVETMGEVNERARRIRILILDCDGVLTDGRIIMLPTGDETKVFDVKDGHAIIMLHRAGIRSGIISGRQSPIVRARAKELGIAHLHEMAWEKTGAYEQILAEEGLTNEAVCYVGDDVVDIPLMRRAGLAVAVADAVAEVKQFAHLVTERAGGRGAVREVIELIMRAQGKWEEALSRYVEG
- the gph gene encoding phosphoglycolate phosphatase (PGP is an essential enzyme in the glycolate salvage pathway in higher organisms (photorespiration in plants). Phosphoglycolate results from the oxidase activity of RubisCO in the Calvin cycle when concentrations of carbon dioxide are low relative to oxygen. This enzyme is a member of the Haloacid Dehalogenase (HAD) superfamily of aspartate-nucleophile hydrolase enzymes (PF00702).), which gives rise to MKANLLLFDLDGTLIDSLGDLAATINLMLRDVDRPPITREQVGAFIGHGIPTTVHRALVATHPNQQPPDAELHQLAIATVHRHYADEMLKTTRLFPGVVETLEHFHDKRLAVVTSKEVRFTHLMLDHFGIAKYFDAIVGGDTTPARKPDPRPVLEALRLLQGSADAGVMIGDSESDVLAGRNAGTKTCAVTFGYRSAEQLRLTEPDVLIDHFEQLQEVIE
- a CDS encoding alpha-amylase family protein: MIDDLWYKNTVIYSLDVKTFMDSNGDGIGDFEGLMRRLDYLSSLGVGALWLAPFQPTPNRDNGYDISDYYGVDPRYGSSGDFVEFMHQADERGLKVIIDLVVNHTSDQHLWFKMARSDKQSKFRDWYIWSKKRPPNWNKGMVFPGVQKSVWTYDKEAREYFYHRFYDFQPDLNMDNPDVRAEVRRVLGYWLELGVAGFRVDAVPFVLESDVLHHATPKLNFDWLAEMRRFLQWRRGDAIMLGEANVLPQENRKYFGASGNGIHMMFNFFVNQHLFYALATADIAPLVKALRATKSLAATAQWALFLRNHDELDLGRLTDKQRSLVFEHFGPAREMQLYNRGIRRRLAPMLGNRPQIELAYSLLFSLPGTPVLRYGDEIGMGDDLSLNERDAVRTPMQWSNGCHAGFSFAKKTVLPVIDKGPYSYAGVNVEAQRRDPNSLLNWMTDMIRLRKECPEIGWGDWRIFNTGAPNVLGMRYDWRGNGLIVVNNFDEKPHEVHIKSADADSAVLVNLMANNESHADERGIHRITLEAYGYRWYRVGSLNHVLHRSRV
- a CDS encoding UvrD-helicase domain-containing protein, giving the protein MSAQSKAEAIAAGTTIAHYRILEPLGQGGMGAVYKALDEKLNREVALKVLPAEYVAHDERRRRFLQEARAASRLNHPHILTVYEIGEADGIPFMVMEYIEGETLRDRIKSQPLPAKDALDIALQIAEGLRKAHEHGIVHRDLKPENLMVSRDGYAKILDFGLAKLIEHRFERQAGSTEKTLVQVKTNSGVILGTIKYMSPEQLLGKRVDLRSDIFSFAVVVYEMLTGCCPFAEENDVDTMHAILHTEAQPPHAVKADVPRALHSLLAKALAKSPKERFQTIKEFAAALKQLKRDLEAGRAIAPVTKKLVLKPATAARRAMRIDYERELNAAQYQAVTSIDGPLLIVAGAGTGKTRTLVYRVARLVETGIRPESILLLTFTRRAASSMLARAAGLADERCQRVSGGTFHSLAHSVLRRHPEAAGVLRTFTVLDSNDAEDVIDIVRRQAGAAARDRRLPRKRTLAAIFSMATNKLLTIEEVLNQFYPQFSHEREAIASIFKAFDEFKRARHLLSYDDLLVRLRDALDTDESLRQRLSEQYRYLMVDEYQDTNKLQAQIIRGLAAAHDNVAVVGDESQSIYSFRGATFRNMLEFPELFPGARIIKLEENFRSTQPVLDVANAIISEAQEGYAKRLFSRAPEGPQPLLVEAGDENEQSRFVAQRILELRDEGVSLNEIAVLFRASSHAFDLEVELGKHAIAYRKFGGIRFAESAHVKDVLAFLRIVANPSDTVSWFRSLKLIDHIGDATVQQILDFLNVEGREFRTARAKESLFKKLSEFPAKASYEKPLGKMARLLLTLAENREPRAQVTVVEKFYRPILQATFDDYPRRQRDLDHLLTIAKRYKTSEELLADVALDPIDTAAAEAAAKGQGFVTLSTVHSAKGLEWTALFIIWMLDGWFPSSRAYDAFEDLEEERRLLYVAATRAKQHLYFICPMSAYESGGPAMFTGVSRFLETLPADILPRATLDGE
- a CDS encoding branched-chain amino acid transaminase; translated protein: MVKEQEHGEIVWHNGKLIPWREATIHVMTHVINYGSSVFEGIRCYHTQRGPAIFRLDAHIERLINSAHIYRIEPPFGYDEIFEACRELVPANHYRECYLRPLIFRGYGTFGVDPFPCPIETYVCAWPWGKYLGEEALEQGVDVCVSSWTRIAPNTLPSMAKAGANYMNSQLIKMEAKINGYAEGIALDPEGYISEGSGENVFLIKKGVVMTPPLYSTVLPGITRDSIIKICEEMGIPVLERAIPREMLYIADEVFFTGTAAEITPIRSVDKIKIGAGRRGPLTTELQRRFFAIINGEAEDKYGWLTPVEEPKAAAQTEPQLA